Below is a window of Haloterrigena alkaliphila DNA.
GCTGTACTTCCGCAACGCGAGGCCGACACCGATGAACATGGCGGCGTCGACCAGTTCCCGGCGGAACCGGTTCCGGTCGTTGCGGACCGCGATCGCCTTGAGCAGCGAGACGGCGCCGATCCCGAGGTAGAGTTTGGAGTTACGCGACGGATCGCCGCTGAGTAACCGTCCGAGTTTCATGCGCCGTCACGTACCACGTTCTGCGTGTTAAACCTCCGCTGGAACACGCCGGCACGGCCCGGAATGACGGCCTCGAGAGACCCCCGAGCGGGGACCGCCACGCGCCGACGTCGCCCGTCGCTCGTCACGATCGATCCGTCGCGACCGCGACGCCGCGATATCGCTGGTCGTCGACCTGTTCGATCGAGAACGACAGCGACTCGTAGAACGGACGGACTCCCTCGTCGAACCGCGCCGTCAGTCGGCGCTCGCGATCGAGCGCGCGGTCGATCAGCGCCCGGCCGATTCCCCGGGCGCGGTGGCGCCGGCGCACGCCGATCGCCGACACGTGGGCGCCGGCCTCGCCGTCGGTCTCGAGGACGACGGTTCCCAGAATTCGCTCGGCGTCGCGGTCGTTGCCGGGCCGGTCGCCCGCGACGAGGACGCTCCCCTCCGCGATTCGGGGTTCGACGTCGCCGGGCTCGAGCATGGCCCCGTCGAGGATGCGCCGCACCTCGAGGGCGTCGGCCGCGGTTGCGGTGCGGACGTAGCCGCCCGTTCCCTCGATACCGGGCGCTTCCTCGGATTCGTTCGTTCCGTCGCCCCCGTCCATCTCGTCAGGTTCGTCGGTCGACCGCGGCCAACAACTCGTCGATGTCGGGTCGGTCCATGTTCGTCCGGCCGCGGTGGGCGGCGACGACCTCGAGGTCGCCCTCGTCGTCGATGTCGAGGACGATCGCGGCGGGCATTCGGCCGAAGAAATCGAAGTGCCGCCCGAGCGGACCGAATCGAACCGGCTGGTCGAAGGTCTCGCCGACCGTCGCCTCGGGGTCGGCACAGAGCGGGTAGGGGAGGTCGTAGCGTTCCTGCCACTCGCTGACGCGCTCGCGTGGTTCGGGGACGACCGAGACGACCTGACAGCCCCGCTCGCGGAACTCGTCGTAGCGGTCGGCGACGGCCCGGACCTGCCGGCGACACTGTCCGGCGTGGTGATCGCGGTGGAGCAACAGGACGAGAGCCTCGTGGGCCGTGTCGGCGTCGTCGGTGGTCGTCGGATCGGCGGGCGCGACCGGCGCCGCGAGTTCGGCGAGCGCGAGCGGATCCGGCCCCGGACCGACGTTCGGGAGACGCTCCTCGAGGTCGTCACCTGACATGACGCCGGCTACACCGCGCCCGGTCAAAACGGTCGGGCTTTCAGTGGCCTCCCCACCCGCTCGAGCGGTCACGCGGCGCCGCCCTTGATCAGCCGTAAGACCGTCACGCGATCGCTCTCGACGGGCTGATCCTCGGGAACCGGCCGCCCGTCGACGAGCACGCTCACCTCGTGGGGGCTGAGATCGATCTCGCGGAGGAGGTCGGCGTACGTCGGGGTCGTCTCGTCGTCTGAAGTCGGAGACGTCTCGTCGTCCGGAGTCGGGGTCGCCGCTTCGCCCGCGGTCGGCCCCGCCGGCGACACCGACTCGAGGTCGTCGAGGTCGATCTCGTGGGTGGCCTCGCCCTTGACGTCCACGGTGACGCGCATGCCCGTCCTTGCGCGAGCGCGGACTTGAGCGCGTCGCTCTCGGCGGCCGACGGCGCGCCGGGCCCGATGCTCTAGCCGTCGACGCGGGGGCGCTCGCGGTAGCGTGCCGGCGTCTCGCGGCCCCCTCTTTCGACTCGAGACGCGATCGCTCCCCGAGGCCGACGGCGGGGTTCGGTCGTTTTATCTGGCGGCCGCCCCTTCCGAGCGGTATGAGCGAGGCCGACGCCGAGGCGGCGGAGCCGACTCCCGGCAAGACCGAGGTCTGGATCGAGAAGTACCGGCCGGAACGGCTCGACGAGATCAAGGGTCACGAGAACATCGTGCCGCGTTTGAAGCGGTACGTCGAGCAGGACGACCTCCCCCACCTTCTGTTCGCTGGCCCAGCGGGAACAGGGAAGTGTGTCACCGGTGAGACGCCGGTACTGACCAACGAGGGCGTCATCCCGATTTCTACTGTCGTCGGCACGGTCGACGGATTTGCTACGCCGGATGACGAGCTCGAGATCTTGACCTACGACAATGATGGATCGTTCGAGTACGTCGCCCCGTCCCACGTCTTCTCGAAAGAAGCAACTGATCTCGTCTCGATCGAAACGCGAGACGGAAACGAGTTCACGGTCACGCCGGAACACAAACTCCTCGTAGCGGACGAAGCGGGACTCGAGTGGCGACAGGCCGGATCGTTGTCCGGCGACGAGCGGATCGTTCGGCCGCTGGAAACGCCGGTCGTTGACGACGGCTCGTCCGCGTCGCTCGGCTGGCCCTCAGCAATGGACGGCGACAGAACGTTCGTCACCGTTTCCGAGTCGTTCGCCGAGCGATACGATATCCCGGCCGAAGAGAACTACGTCGGTCAGAAGAAAACGGTGATCGGCTGTCTTCGACGAGGCTATTCGGTCGACGAGATAGTCGCCGAGTACGATATTACTCGTAAAACTGCCCGAAACTACGCGCGAGACGCCCCGATCGATCTCGAGGTGCCGTCGACGACCTGTTCGCTGGCGTACCTCCGTTCGCTCGATGCCGCGCACTCGGAACTTCGAGCGAACGTCGAATCCGTACAGTACGTTACGCCGTACAACAACCGATCCAGTCCGATCACGCCGCCGTGGGAACTCACGCCGGATCTGGCGCGGTTCGTCGGGCTTGCGATCAGCGAAGCGCGCATCGAGAACGGCCGCATCAAATTCTACAACACCGACGACGCACTATGCGAGTCGTTCGAGCGGATCGCTCGAGAACTGTTAGATGTCGAGACGACTCGTGGCGTACGGAAAGACGTCCCGTACGTCGAACTTCGAACCAAGTCGCTTCACCACTTCCTCGAGTCCTG
It encodes the following:
- a CDS encoding GNAT family N-acetyltransferase, producing the protein MDGGDGTNESEEAPGIEGTGGYVRTATAADALEVRRILDGAMLEPGDVEPRIAEGSVLVAGDRPGNDRDAERILGTVVLETDGEAGAHVSAIGVRRRHRARGIGRALIDRALDRERRLTARFDEGVRPFYESLSFSIEQVDDQRYRGVAVATDRS
- a CDS encoding peroxiredoxin family protein, which produces MSGDDLEERLPNVGPGPDPLALAELAAPVAPADPTTTDDADTAHEALVLLLHRDHHAGQCRRQVRAVADRYDEFRERGCQVVSVVPEPRERVSEWQERYDLPYPLCADPEATVGETFDQPVRFGPLGRHFDFFGRMPAAIVLDIDDEGDLEVVAAHRGRTNMDRPDIDELLAAVDRRT
- the samp2 gene encoding ubiquitin-like small modifier protein SAMP2, which codes for MRVTVDVKGEATHEIDLDDLESVSPAGPTAGEAATPTPDDETSPTSDDETTPTYADLLREIDLSPHEVSVLVDGRPVPEDQPVESDRVTVLRLIKGGAA